CTGCCAGGATGCGCTTGCGGTCCTGCAGGATACGGATATCGGCCAGCGGATCGCCGTCGATCAGCAGCAGGTCCGCGAGGTAGCCATCGCGGATCTGGCCCAGCTCGCCGCCCTGCATCATGATCTGTCCGCCCAGGGTGGTGGCGGACAGCAAGGCTTCCTGCGGCGACATGCCGACGTACTTGACGAAGTATTCGAGATCGGTGGCGTTGGTCCCGTGGGGCGTCCAGGCGAACCCGTAATCGCCGCCGGGCAGGATGCGTATGCCGCGACGGTGCATCTTCTTCATCGATTCCACCGCCACCTCCAGCTCGCGGTGGTAACCCATCTTCGCCGTGATCTCTGGGGTCAGGCCCCACTCGCTGGCGTGATACGAGGTATTTACCAGCCAGGCCAGGCCAGGCGCGACGAATACGCGGTCCTTCTTCGCTTCCAGCATGTCCAGCGCCTCTTCGTCGGTGAAGCTGGCGTGGTAGATGATGTCGATGCCATGGCGTATGCACTGCTTGATCGATTCGCAGGATCGCGCGTGCGCCGCCACGCGCTTGCCGAAGCGCGTGGCCTCGGCGACGCACATGGCCACTTCCTCTTCGGAGAACTGCGTCATTTCGGCGGGCAGTCCCGCGATGTACTCGCCCGACAGGTTGATCTTCAATTGGTCGACGCCGTACTTCACGAACTGCCGCACCATTTTGCGCATTTCTTCCGGGCCGTTGACGATGGCACCGAAACTCAGCTCCGGATAGGGCATGTGTGGCGGCGTCGAATCGCCAAGGCCGCCCGTGGTGGTGATTTCCTGGCTGGCCGCCAGGTAGCGTGGCCCCGGGACCTGTCCGTCGCGGATGGCGTTGCGCGTGACCACGTCCAGCCGCGGCTTGGCCGTCGCGGCGCCGACACAGGACGTCCACCCCATGTCCAGATAGCGGCGTGCCACGTTGATGCACCAGATGACGTGTTCTTCCACCGGCATACGCTGGATGGCGTCCAGCGAGGGTTGGTCGTTCCAGGAGAAGTGCGTGTGCGCCTCGGTCATCCCGGGCATCAGGAATGCTCCCGCGCCGTCGACCACGGTGACCCCGCCCATGGTGAGCGAGCGCGTGGATCGCGACACGCGCGCGATGCGGTTGCCCTGGACCAGTACCTCGCCCGTGTAGGGCAGCGCGCCGGTTCCGTCGAATACGCGAACGTTGGTAAACAG
Above is a genomic segment from Bordetella genomosp. 11 containing:
- a CDS encoding metal-dependent hydrolase family protein — protein: MAEVLFTNVRVFDGTGALPYTGEVLVQGNRIARVSRSTRSLTMGGVTVVDGAGAFLMPGMTEAHTHFSWNDQPSLDAIQRMPVEEHVIWCINVARRYLDMGWTSCVGAATAKPRLDVVTRNAIRDGQVPGPRYLAASQEITTTGGLGDSTPPHMPYPELSFGAIVNGPEEMRKMVRQFVKYGVDQLKINLSGEYIAGLPAEMTQFSEEEVAMCVAEATRFGKRVAAHARSCESIKQCIRHGIDIIYHASFTDEEALDMLEAKKDRVFVAPGLAWLVNTSYHASEWGLTPEITAKMGYHRELEVAVESMKKMHRRGIRILPGGDYGFAWTPHGTNATDLEYFVKYVGMSPQEALLSATTLGGQIMMQGGELGQIRDGYLADLLLIDGDPLADIRILQDRKRILAVMKDGEFHRAPQIVSARSTRWAA